The following coding sequences are from one Arthrobacter sp. 24S4-2 window:
- a CDS encoding GH32 C-terminal domain-containing protein, whose amino-acid sequence MKGDLSTMYTTRTVSLRAITGVALAGLALAGALAGSVPAGAATTPGEEQYRPAIHFSPEKNWMNDPNGMVFYKGVYHLYYQHNPSGNTWGNMSWGHATSTDLVHWKEQPLAIPTDDQQDIFSGSVVVDKNNSSGFGTATNPPLVAIFTSAYKDASPYRGLQAQSLAYSLDQGQTWTKYAQNPVLNRNSPNFRDPKVFWYETPDGGGYWVMAAVEALDHKVLLYKSSNLKDWTELSAFGPANATGGLWECPDLFPLAVDGNPDNVKWVMVVNINPGGVAGGSAGQYFVGNFDGTTFTSDTTDPVDSLPAGTPLAGFNDGSYGGWTVNNEPGNWKNGPFGSAPAQGTLTGQNEVTGYAGAGLVNSFNDGDWPLGSVSSPQFTVGSDYINFLVGGGQHPRVSDKLDNAAPAGDLLFNGFEVPDGSTLADAGWTGTADLAPEFQPATAGGDYFIGAKRINTFEAGGAPGDDRQGTLTSPAFTVTRNFMSMLVGGGQRGAASGEVLEAQLLIDGNVVRTLSGDNAGALNWKGWDVAEFAGRSAQLRIVDQATGGWGHLTLDHVMLTDQAAVPRSDETTANLVVDGQVVRSATGANSEVLDWASWNVAEFRGRQASIRIVDNNRFGWGHILADEFVASARPAKPRLQGYDWLDYGRDYYASVSFGNMPQNKRVMLGWMNNWDYANLVPTSPWRSAMSLPREVGLTQTADGPRLTQKAVSQVDKLAAKSSYSEKTARSIAPGVHPLPAAASGDVQRIDVTFAPGTAAKSGITVLGDGTTSTEIGYDAATGGVYVDRSNSGNTGFHPLFTSVDSAPVTVDGSGNVTLRIYVDRASVEVFAQNGLRTITDQVFPGAGAGQVALFAEGGTARVKSLTVTPLAGSMFTR is encoded by the coding sequence ATGAAGGGCGACCTCAGCACTATGTACACAACACGAACCGTAAGCTTGCGGGCAATCACCGGCGTGGCATTGGCGGGCCTGGCCCTCGCGGGTGCCCTGGCCGGATCCGTCCCGGCCGGAGCGGCCACCACGCCGGGCGAAGAGCAGTACCGCCCGGCGATCCATTTCTCGCCGGAAAAGAACTGGATGAACGATCCCAACGGGATGGTCTTCTACAAGGGCGTTTACCATCTCTACTACCAGCACAATCCGTCCGGAAACACATGGGGAAACATGTCCTGGGGCCATGCGACGTCCACAGACCTGGTCCACTGGAAGGAGCAGCCGCTGGCCATCCCCACCGATGACCAGCAGGACATCTTCTCCGGCAGCGTGGTGGTGGACAAGAACAATTCCTCCGGCTTCGGCACGGCCACGAATCCTCCGCTGGTGGCCATTTTCACGAGCGCCTACAAGGATGCGTCCCCGTACCGCGGGCTGCAGGCGCAGTCACTGGCCTACAGCCTGGACCAGGGCCAGACCTGGACCAAGTACGCCCAGAACCCCGTCCTCAACCGCAACTCGCCCAACTTCCGCGACCCGAAAGTCTTCTGGTACGAAACCCCCGATGGCGGCGGCTACTGGGTGATGGCCGCGGTGGAGGCCCTGGACCACAAGGTGCTCCTTTACAAATCCAGCAACCTCAAGGACTGGACGGAACTCAGCGCCTTCGGGCCGGCCAATGCAACGGGAGGCCTGTGGGAATGCCCCGACCTGTTCCCGCTGGCCGTGGACGGGAACCCGGACAACGTCAAGTGGGTCATGGTGGTCAACATCAACCCCGGCGGCGTGGCAGGGGGTTCTGCCGGGCAGTATTTCGTTGGCAACTTCGACGGCACCACCTTCACTTCGGACACTACCGACCCCGTGGATTCCCTGCCGGCCGGAACCCCGCTGGCCGGTTTCAACGACGGCAGCTACGGCGGCTGGACGGTCAACAACGAACCGGGCAACTGGAAGAACGGGCCCTTCGGCAGCGCACCGGCACAGGGAACCCTGACCGGCCAGAACGAGGTGACCGGCTATGCGGGTGCGGGGCTGGTCAATTCCTTTAACGACGGCGACTGGCCGCTGGGCTCCGTGAGTTCACCGCAGTTTACGGTCGGCAGTGACTACATCAACTTCCTGGTGGGCGGCGGACAGCATCCGCGTGTGTCGGACAAGCTGGATAACGCCGCACCGGCAGGAGACCTGCTGTTCAACGGCTTCGAGGTTCCGGACGGCAGCACCCTGGCCGATGCCGGCTGGACCGGAACCGCGGACCTGGCGCCCGAGTTCCAGCCGGCCACGGCAGGCGGCGATTACTTCATCGGGGCCAAACGGATCAACACCTTCGAAGCGGGCGGCGCCCCGGGTGATGACCGCCAGGGCACCCTCACGTCCCCGGCCTTCACCGTCACGCGGAACTTCATGAGCATGCTCGTGGGCGGCGGTCAACGCGGCGCGGCCTCCGGGGAGGTCCTGGAAGCCCAACTCCTGATCGATGGCAACGTTGTCAGGACCCTGAGCGGAGATAACGCCGGCGCCCTCAATTGGAAGGGCTGGGACGTTGCTGAGTTCGCCGGCCGGAGTGCCCAGCTGAGGATTGTGGACCAGGCGACCGGCGGCTGGGGACACCTCACCCTTGACCACGTCATGCTGACCGACCAGGCGGCCGTTCCCCGCTCGGACGAGACCACAGCCAACCTCGTGGTGGACGGGCAGGTGGTCCGGTCCGCCACCGGAGCCAACAGCGAAGTCCTGGACTGGGCATCGTGGAATGTCGCGGAGTTCAGGGGCCGTCAGGCCAGCATCCGGATCGTGGACAACAACCGTTTCGGCTGGGGGCACATCCTGGCCGATGAGTTCGTTGCTTCGGCACGGCCGGCCAAGCCCCGGCTGCAGGGCTATGACTGGCTGGACTACGGTCGCGACTACTACGCCTCGGTTTCCTTCGGCAACATGCCCCAGAACAAGCGCGTCATGCTCGGATGGATGAACAACTGGGACTACGCCAACCTCGTCCCCACTTCCCCTTGGCGCAGTGCCATGTCGCTGCCCCGCGAAGTGGGCCTCACCCAAACGGCCGACGGGCCCCGGCTGACCCAGAAGGCGGTGAGCCAGGTGGACAAGCTGGCCGCCAAGTCTTCTTACAGCGAGAAGACGGCCCGCAGTATTGCACCGGGCGTCCACCCGCTTCCGGCCGCGGCGTCGGGCGATGTCCAGAGGATCGATGTCACGTTCGCCCCGGGGACGGCAGCCAAGTCCGGCATAACGGTCCTGGGAGACGGAACAACGTCCACCGAGATCGGCTACGACGCAGCAACCGGCGGGGTCTACGTGGACCGGAGCAATTCCGGCAACACCGGCTTCCACCCGCTGTTCACGTCGGTGGACTCGGCGCCCGTGACCGTTGATGGAAGCGGCAACGTGACCCTGCGGATCTACGTTGACCGCGCGTCGGTGGAGGTTTTTGCCCAGAACGGCCTGCGCACCATTACGGACCAGGTGTTCCCGGGTGCCGGCGCCGGTCAGGTGGCCCTCTTTGCCGAAGGCGGCACGGCCAGGGTCAAGTCGCTCACGGTCACCCCGCTGGCCGGGTCAATGTTCACGAGGTAG
- a CDS encoding VOC family protein — MERLPDVTGRTYPPGVPSWVDTGQPDMDAAIRFYGGLFGWEFEEALVPGAHGRYAVATLNGQEVGAVGGPRNGPAAWNTHVAVDDADAAVRHLVSLGAALQSAPAESGAGGVRAVLTDPEGAGFRLWQAGARPGAQAVNVPGGWNFSDLHTADITAATGFYVAAFGWQFDELGFGTMIRRPGYGDHLEATVDPDIRARQAGDFTPVGFEDAVAWVKPADPGEPAQWHVSFTVADRDQTADLARRLGAAVLQRYDTDWTRSARIRDPWGAEFTASQFTPPSG; from the coding sequence ATGGAACGACTTCCAGATGTGACCGGCCGGACGTATCCGCCAGGCGTACCCTCCTGGGTGGACACCGGGCAGCCCGACATGGATGCTGCCATCCGGTTTTATGGCGGACTGTTCGGGTGGGAATTCGAAGAAGCCCTGGTTCCCGGTGCACATGGCAGGTACGCCGTGGCCACGCTCAACGGCCAGGAAGTCGGAGCCGTCGGCGGTCCACGCAACGGGCCCGCCGCGTGGAATACGCATGTGGCGGTGGATGACGCTGATGCCGCCGTGCGGCACCTGGTGTCCCTCGGAGCGGCTCTTCAGTCGGCGCCGGCTGAAAGCGGGGCCGGGGGCGTGCGGGCAGTGCTGACCGATCCTGAAGGCGCCGGTTTCCGGTTGTGGCAAGCCGGGGCGCGGCCAGGCGCCCAGGCGGTCAACGTGCCCGGCGGCTGGAATTTCAGCGACCTACACACAGCTGACATCACAGCGGCAACGGGCTTTTACGTGGCGGCATTCGGCTGGCAGTTCGATGAGCTGGGCTTCGGGACGATGATCCGCAGGCCGGGGTACGGCGACCACTTGGAGGCCACCGTGGACCCTGACATCAGGGCCCGGCAGGCCGGGGACTTTACTCCAGTCGGCTTCGAGGACGCGGTCGCCTGGGTCAAGCCGGCGGATCCCGGTGAGCCGGCGCAGTGGCACGTCTCGTTCACGGTCGCTGACCGGGACCAGACAGCAGATCTGGCCAGGCGCCTCGGAGCCGCAGTCCTTCAACGGTACGACACCGATTGGACGCGTTCGGCGCGGATCCGCGACCCCTGGGGAGCAGAGTTCACAGCGAGCCAGTTCACGCCGCCGTCGGGCTGA
- a CDS encoding putative quinol monooxygenase has protein sequence MTKTLYAEFTVKPGSEARVAEMMRELTEKVRSEPGNELFLPYTRESNPREYFVFEVYRDEAAFQEHISADYGAVFNGELGRHIEGDGSVLTWLQPVG, from the coding sequence ATGACCAAAACGCTTTACGCCGAATTCACCGTGAAGCCCGGCAGCGAAGCCCGGGTGGCCGAAATGATGCGCGAGCTCACCGAGAAGGTCCGCAGCGAACCGGGCAACGAACTGTTCCTGCCCTACACGCGCGAGTCGAACCCGAGGGAGTACTTCGTCTTCGAGGTGTACCGGGACGAGGCCGCGTTCCAGGAACACATCAGCGCGGACTATGGTGCGGTTTTCAACGGCGAGCTGGGGCGCCACATCGAAGGGGACGGTTCAGTCCTGACCTGGCTCCAGCCCGTCGGCTGA
- a CDS encoding LacI family DNA-binding transcriptional regulator, whose protein sequence is MRHVAALAGVGIKTVSRVMNDEPGVSESTRLRVLGASQQLNYQLDMAAGSLRRTGRQTLSIGLLLPSVSNPFSGEIHRALEDALAARGIAVFAASLDDDPQREKALVAAFLGRRVDGLVLTPIAKSQAYVIPEHSRDLPMVFIDREPVGIEADAVVTDNAVGAATAASHLLAHGHRKLAYLGDRTEIQTARERRRGFIEELGRAGVATSAVPVREGLHDEESARLAARELLASDDPPTAIFSSQNLVTFGVMRALKELGASKRVALVGFDDFTLADMMEPGITVIAQHPERIGKLAAERLLARIDGDRIAPATYVVPSELILRGSGEIPPS, encoded by the coding sequence ATGCGCCATGTGGCGGCGCTGGCCGGGGTTGGCATCAAGACGGTGTCGCGTGTCATGAACGATGAACCGGGCGTTTCCGAGTCCACCCGGCTCCGCGTACTCGGGGCCTCCCAGCAGCTCAACTACCAGCTGGACATGGCGGCGGGAAGCCTCCGGCGGACCGGGCGGCAGACGCTGAGCATCGGCCTGCTGCTGCCCAGCGTGTCCAACCCGTTCAGCGGAGAGATCCACCGGGCGCTGGAGGACGCACTCGCTGCACGCGGGATCGCGGTGTTCGCCGCCAGCCTGGACGACGATCCCCAGCGTGAGAAAGCACTTGTCGCCGCCTTCCTGGGCCGGCGGGTGGACGGCCTGGTGCTGACGCCCATTGCCAAGAGCCAGGCCTACGTCATCCCGGAGCACTCCCGGGACCTGCCCATGGTGTTCATCGACCGCGAACCCGTAGGCATCGAAGCCGATGCCGTGGTGACGGACAACGCCGTCGGTGCCGCTACAGCGGCTTCCCACCTGCTGGCCCACGGGCACAGGAAGCTCGCCTACCTGGGCGACCGCACCGAAATCCAAACGGCGCGGGAGCGGAGGCGGGGATTCATCGAGGAACTCGGGAGGGCCGGCGTCGCGACGTCAGCTGTTCCCGTCCGCGAAGGACTGCATGACGAGGAGTCGGCCCGGCTGGCGGCACGGGAGCTCCTGGCCTCGGACGACCCGCCCACCGCCATTTTTTCCAGCCAGAACCTGGTCACCTTCGGAGTGATGAGGGCGCTCAAGGAGCTGGGTGCCAGCAAACGCGTGGCGCTGGTGGGGTTCGACGACTTCACTCTGGCGGACATGATGGAACCGGGGATCACCGTGATTGCCCAGCACCCGGAGCGCATAGGCAAGCTCGCGGCGGAGCGCCTGCTGGCCCGCATCGACGGCGACCGGATTGCCCCGGCGACGTACGTCGTGCCGTCGGAACTCATCCTGCGGGGCTCCGGTGAGATCCCGCCGTCCTGA